A window of the Diceros bicornis minor isolate mBicDic1 chromosome 28, mDicBic1.mat.cur, whole genome shotgun sequence genome harbors these coding sequences:
- the TAL2 gene encoding T-cell acute lymphocytic leukemia protein 2 — MTRKIFTNTRERWRQQNVNSAFAKLRKLIPTHPPDKKLSKNETLRLAMRYINFLVKVLGEQSLQQTGVAAQGNILGLFPQGPHLPNRTLLGDYQVPSPGPSHHIP, encoded by the coding sequence ATGACCAGGAAGATCTTCACGAATACCAGGGagcggtggaggcagcagaaTGTCAACAGTGCCTTTGCCAAGCTGAGGAAGCTCATCCCCACTCACCCTCCAGACAAAAAGCTGAGCAAAAATGAAACGCTTCGCCTGGCGATGAGGTATATTAACTTCTTGGTCAAGGTCTTGGGAGAGCAGAGCCTGCAGCAAACGGGAGTGGCTGCTCAGGGAAACATTCTGGGACTCTTCCCCCAAGGACCCCACCTGCCGAACAGGACTCTACTTGGTGACTACCAGGTTCCTTCACCTGGCCCAAGCCACCACATTCCATAG